The following coding sequences lie in one Phycicoccus duodecadis genomic window:
- a CDS encoding low molecular weight protein-tyrosine-phosphatase yields MSASREHPYRVTVVCHGNICRSPMAEFLLREAFDDAGLGDRVVVDSAGTSSEELGNGAHPRTVATLRRHGHPDVGWSAHRARQFRADAFDDSDLVLAADHPHDERLRRIARDENDAAKVRLVRSFDPAAVAAGELGMDDPWYGGDAEYEQTYAEIRAAVPGIVEYVRREVDGA; encoded by the coding sequence ATGAGCGCGTCCCGCGAGCACCCCTACCGCGTCACCGTCGTCTGCCACGGCAACATCTGCCGCTCGCCGATGGCCGAGTTCCTGCTGCGCGAGGCCTTCGACGACGCGGGGCTGGGCGACCGGGTGGTCGTCGACTCGGCCGGCACCTCCAGCGAGGAGCTCGGCAACGGCGCGCACCCCCGCACCGTCGCCACCCTGCGCCGGCACGGGCACCCGGACGTCGGATGGTCCGCGCACCGGGCCCGCCAGTTCCGCGCCGACGCCTTCGACGACAGCGACCTCGTGCTGGCCGCCGACCACCCGCACGACGAGCGCCTGCGCCGCATCGCGCGCGACGAGAACGACGCCGCCAAGGTGCGGCTGGTCCGCTCGTTCGACCCCGCGGCCGTGGCCGCCGGCGAGCTCGGGATGGACGACCCCTGGTACGGCGGCGACGCCGAGTACGAGCAGACCTACGCGGAGATCCGGGCCGCGGTGCCGGGCATCGTCGAGTACGTCCGCCGAGAGGTCGACGGCGCCTGA
- the bioD gene encoding dethiobiotin synthase, translating into MSDPRALPSVVLVTGTGTDVGKTVVTAALAALVRARGSRVVVVKPAQTGVLPGESGDLDAVRALVGDDLETHELVRLRDPLSPEAAARREGVALPPVAVHAKRVGEIAAATDVTLVEGAGGLLVRMDGRRGTLADLGTALRYKGVSCGAVLVASAGLGVLSTAALTAEALTARGIPLLGVVIGSWPSEPGLAETENLYDLPRVTGAPLWGRVPAGAGALPVAAFCEAAPGWFSID; encoded by the coding sequence GTGTCCGACCCGCGCGCTCTCCCCTCCGTCGTCCTCGTCACGGGCACCGGCACCGACGTCGGCAAGACCGTCGTCACCGCGGCCCTCGCGGCCCTGGTTCGTGCCCGGGGCAGCCGGGTGGTGGTGGTCAAGCCGGCCCAGACCGGGGTGCTGCCCGGCGAGTCCGGCGACCTCGACGCCGTACGCGCCTTGGTGGGCGACGACCTCGAGACCCACGAGCTGGTCCGGTTGCGCGACCCGCTGTCGCCGGAGGCCGCAGCCCGCCGCGAGGGGGTTGCCCTCCCCCCGGTCGCCGTGCACGCCAAGCGCGTCGGCGAGATCGCGGCGGCCACCGACGTCACCCTCGTCGAGGGGGCCGGGGGCCTGCTGGTGCGGATGGACGGCCGCCGCGGCACGCTCGCCGACCTCGGGACGGCGCTGCGCTACAAGGGGGTGTCGTGCGGGGCGGTGCTCGTGGCCTCCGCAGGCCTCGGGGTGCTGAGCACCGCGGCCCTGACCGCCGAGGCGCTGACGGCCCGCGGCATCCCGCTGCTCGGCGTGGTCATCGGGTCGTGGCCGTCCGAGCCGGGGCTGGCCGAGACCGAGAACCTGTACGACCTGCCGCGGGTCACCGGGGCACCGCTCTGGGGCCGGGTGCCCGCCGGGGCCGGGGCGTTGCCGGTCGCGGCGTTCTGCGAGGCCGCCCCCGGCTGGTTCAGCATCGACTGA
- a CDS encoding 8-amino-7-oxononanoate synthase, with translation MTGPLDWIRDAAAAREDAGLVRRLSVTKSADVVDLAGNDYLGLRHHPAVVAGAVAAAETYGTGAGASRLVTGTLDIHDELEAALVALTGAPSALVLSSGYTANLAALTTLADAGTLVVSDEHAHASLIDGCRLSRAAVSVARHNDLEHVAELLSRRDTPRAVVVAESIYSVLGDAAPVEDLVALTEEAGALLVLDEAHALGVVGPGGAGLVARAGLYDAEHVVVTCTLSKSLAAQGGLVLAHPDVREHLVNTARPFIYDTGLAPASAGAALAAIGVLRDHPELAARLHANATRLAETLGVDAPEGAVMSVEMAGPHETVEAVEQARAQGVRIGAFRPPSTPDGSSRLRLTAHADHTAHDLDRACAVLAGLLPARV, from the coding sequence GTGACCGGCCCGCTCGACTGGATCAGGGATGCCGCTGCGGCCCGGGAGGACGCGGGGCTCGTCCGGCGGCTCTCGGTGACCAAGAGCGCCGACGTCGTCGACCTCGCCGGCAACGACTACCTCGGCCTGCGCCACCACCCCGCGGTCGTCGCGGGGGCGGTCGCCGCGGCCGAGACCTACGGCACCGGCGCGGGCGCATCCCGCCTGGTCACGGGCACCCTCGACATCCACGACGAGCTCGAGGCCGCGCTCGTCGCGCTCACCGGCGCCCCGAGCGCCCTGGTGCTCTCGAGCGGGTACACCGCCAACCTCGCGGCCCTGACCACGCTGGCCGACGCCGGCACCCTCGTCGTCAGCGACGAGCACGCCCACGCCTCGCTCATCGACGGCTGTCGCCTCTCGCGCGCCGCCGTCAGCGTGGCCCGGCACAACGACCTCGAGCACGTCGCCGAGCTGCTCTCGCGCCGCGACACCCCGCGGGCCGTCGTCGTGGCCGAGTCGATCTACTCCGTCCTGGGCGACGCCGCCCCGGTCGAGGACCTCGTCGCGCTCACCGAGGAGGCCGGCGCGCTGCTCGTCCTCGACGAGGCGCACGCGCTCGGCGTGGTCGGCCCGGGGGGCGCCGGGCTCGTCGCCCGGGCCGGGCTCTACGACGCCGAGCACGTGGTCGTCACGTGCACCCTGTCGAAGTCGCTCGCGGCCCAGGGAGGGCTCGTGCTCGCCCATCCCGACGTGCGCGAGCACCTGGTCAACACCGCGCGGCCGTTCATCTACGACACCGGGCTGGCGCCCGCCTCGGCCGGCGCGGCGCTCGCCGCCATCGGGGTGCTGCGCGACCACCCCGAGCTGGCCGCCCGGCTGCACGCCAACGCCACCCGGCTGGCCGAGACCCTCGGTGTCGACGCGCCCGAGGGGGCCGTCATGTCGGTCGAGATGGCCGGCCCGCACGAGACCGTCGAGGCGGTCGAGCAGGCCCGCGCCCAGGGCGTGCGCATCGGGGCGTTCCGGCCGCCGTCGACCCCCGACGGCTCCTCGCGCCTGCGCCTGACCGCGCACGCCGACCACACCGCGCACGACCTCGACCGCGCCTGCGCCGTGCTCGCCGGCCTCCTCCCGGCCCGGGTCTGA
- a CDS encoding GntR family transcriptional regulator encodes MTLQAVTVDVLDPTPPYEQLRRQLADLVGSGVLAPGDRLPPVRQLAADLGLAPGTVARTYRELEGAGYVRSRRGGGTRVAPHPPAAATPALALEEAAAAYLERARVLGIGTDEALAVVQRQASR; translated from the coding sequence ATGACGCTGCAGGCCGTCACGGTCGACGTCCTCGACCCCACCCCGCCCTACGAGCAGCTGCGCCGCCAGCTGGCCGACCTCGTCGGCAGCGGCGTGCTGGCTCCCGGCGACCGGCTCCCCCCGGTGCGCCAGCTGGCCGCCGACCTCGGGCTCGCCCCCGGGACCGTGGCCCGGACCTACCGCGAGCTCGAAGGGGCCGGCTACGTGCGGTCGCGGCGCGGGGGCGGGACCCGGGTGGCGCCCCATCCCCCCGCCGCAGCGACCCCGGCGCTCGCGCTGGAGGAGGCGGCGGCCGCGTACCTCGAACGGGCGCGGGTGCTCGGCATCGGCACCGACGAGGCGCTGGCGGTGGTGCAGCGCCAGGCCTCCCGCTGA
- a CDS encoding pyridoxamine 5'-phosphate oxidase family protein: protein MPKAPLPAAVAELFARPHPAVVAVLLPSGAPMSVATWYLVEDDGTVLLNMDAERARVSWMREHPEVALTALKEGEWYTHVSVRGRVVRWDDDPERALADIDRLSNHYGGRDYPTRDRARISCWVEITNWHGWGEAKAD, encoded by the coding sequence GTGCCCAAGGCCCCACTGCCCGCCGCTGTCGCCGAGCTGTTCGCCCGGCCCCACCCCGCCGTCGTCGCGGTGCTGCTGCCCAGCGGCGCGCCGATGTCGGTCGCCACCTGGTACCTCGTCGAGGACGACGGCACCGTGCTGCTCAACATGGACGCCGAGCGGGCCCGGGTCTCGTGGATGCGCGAGCACCCCGAGGTCGCGCTCACCGCGCTGAAGGAGGGGGAGTGGTACACCCACGTCAGCGTGCGTGGGCGGGTGGTGCGGTGGGACGACGACCCCGAGCGCGCCCTCGCCGACATCGACCGCCTCTCGAACCACTACGGCGGCCGCGACTACCCGACGCGCGACCGGGCCCGCATCAGCTGCTGGGTCGAGATCACGAACTGGCACGGCTGGGGCGAGGCGAAGGCCGACTGA